GCCGCTCGGGGTCGGCTGGGCCGCCGTGCCGAAGCGGGCCAGGAAGCTGACGCAGAGCAGGTTCACCAGCGGCACGATGGCGGCCACGGCCACGGCCGCCGCCGCGACGCCGGCCTCGCCCGCGACACCGAAGGCCACGGCGAGACCGATGTAGGTGTTCATGCGCACGGCCCCTTGATAGAGGCTGGTGAAGCCGGGACCGCCCAGGCCGAACCGGGACTCGAGCAGGGGTCGCGCCAGCAGCAGCGCCAGGGTCATGACCAGGATCGCGGCGACGATGGCGCCGGCCATGGGCAGCACCTCCAGCTCGCTGAAGTCGGCGCGCGCCAGGGTCGTGGCCAGCAGGACCGGGAAGAAGCAGAAGTAGGTCAGCCGCTCCGCCGGCGCCCAGAACCCCTCGCCGGGAAACTGCCGCCGGCGCAGCAGCCAGCCGAGGAAGATCAGCAGGAAGACCGGCAGGATGACCAGCGCTATGACGGTCACGCCGGATCTCCCGCACCCTCGGCAGGACCGCCGGGCCGGCCGTACGCCAGCGCGTCCAGCGCGCCCTGCAGGATATAGGCGGCGGCCATCTTGTCCACGACCTCTGCCCGCCGCTTGCGGGTCATGTCCGCCTCGTCGATCAGCAGCCGCTGGACGGCGGCGGTCGAGAGGCGCTCGTCCCAGAAGGCGATGGGCAGATCCAGGCCGGCGAGCTCGATCAGGTTGCGGGCGAACTGCCGGGTCGACTGGGCGCGCGGGCCCTCGCTGCCGTCCATGTTGACCGGCAGGCCGAGGATCAGGCCACCGACCCGCCGCTCTTCCAGGACGCGCTTCAGCGCCTCGGCATCCGCCGTGAACTTGGCCCGGCGCAGGGTCTCCAGGGGCGAGGCCAGCTTGCGGTCGCCGTCCGAGATCGCGAGACCGATGGTCTTGCTGCCCAGGTCCAGGCCGAGCAGGCGGGCGCGGGCCGGCAGCCGCTCCGGCAGATCGTGCAGGTCGAGCAGGGTCATGCAGCCGATCAGTAAGCGGGGGACCGCCGGAGCACAAGCCGTCGCAAGGGTTGCGATACCAGCCCCTGTCCGCGCTTTCTTCTCGCTCGCCGCCTTGTGAGCCTGCCGAGCCGGTGCTAGCTTCCGCCGCGCTTTCGCGGAGCCTGCGGTCTCCGGCGAAGCGGTCTGAACTCCTTATCCGAAGCGAGGCGTTTTCTTCCCATGGCGATCGACAAGGCCACGGTTCACGGCATCGCCAAGCTCGCGCGCATCAAGATCGACGAGGCGGAAGCCGAGTCGCTGGTCGGCGAGCTGAGCAACATCCTCGACTGGGTCGAGCAGTTGGGGCAGGTGGACACCGAGGGCGTGCGGCCCATGACCTCGGTGGTCGAGATGCGCCTGCCGCTGCGGGCCGACGCGATGACCGACGGCGGCAAGCCGGACGACGTCCTGCGCAACGCGCCGGAGGCGGCGCATGGCTTCTTCGTGGTGCCGAAGGTGGTGGAATGAGCGATCTGACTCGCATGGAGCTTTCCGAAGCGCGCGACCTGCTGACCAGGAAGTCGCTCTCCGCCAAGGAGCTGACCGAGGCGCATATCGCCGCGGTCGAGGCGGCCCGTCCGCTCAACGCCTTTGTCACCGAGACGCCGGAGAAAGCCCTGGCCATGGCCGAGGCCTCCGACGCGCGCCGCGCGAAAGGCGAGGTGGGGCTGCTCGACGGCCTGCCGCTGGCGATCAAAGACCTCTTCTGTACCGAGGGCGTGCAGACCACGGCCTCCAGCCACATCCTCGAGGGGTTCGTGCCGACCTACGAGGCGACCGTCACCGCCAATCTCTGGCGCGAGGGCGCGGTGCTGCTGGGCAAGACCAACATGGACGAGTTCGCCATGGGCTCCTCCAACATGACCAGCCACTTCGGCGGGGTCGAGAATCCCTGGCATCGCGCGGGCAGCAATCAGAAGCTGGTACCCGGCGGCTCCTCCGGCGGTTCGGCCGCCGCCGTGGCCGCGCGTTGCGCGCTGGCGGCGACCGGCACGGACACCGGCGGCTCGATCCGCCAGCCGGCGGCCTTCGCCGGGGTCGTCGGCCTCAAGCCGACCTACGGACGCTGCTCGCGCTGGGGCGTCGTCGCCTTCGCCTCCTCGCTCGACCAGCCTGGGCCCATGACCCGCAGCGTGCGCGACGCGGCGCTGATGCTGCGCGCCATGGCCAGCTACGATCCCAAGGACTCGACCTCCGTCGACCGCGGCGTCCCGGACTACGAGGCGGCGCTGACGGGCGAGGTCAAGGGCCTGCGCATCGGCGTGCCGAAGGAGTACCGGGTCGAGGGCATGCCGCCCGAGATCGACCGGCTCTGGCAACAGGGCATGGACTGGCTGACGGCGGCCGGCGCCGAGCTGCGCGAGGTCAGCCTGCCGCACACGAAGTACGCCCTTCCGACCTACTACATTATCGCGCCGGCCGAGGCCTCCTCCAACCTCGCGCGCTACGACGGTGTGCGCTACGGCCTGCGCGAGCCCGGCGACGGCACCCTGACCGACCTCTACGAGTCCACCCGCGCCGCCGGCTTCGGCGCCGAGGTCAAACGGCGCCTGCTGATCGGCACCTACGTGCTCTCCGCAGGCTACTACGACGCCTACTACAACAAGGCCCGCCAGGTGCGCAGCCTGATCGCCCGCGACTTCACCGAGTCCTTCAACGAGGTCGACCTGCTGCTGACGCCGACCGCGCCCTCCGCCGCCTTCGCCATGGGCGAGAAGATGGACGATCCGCTGGCGATGTACCTGAACGACGTCTTCACCGTCCCCGCTTCGCTGGCGGGACTGCCCGGCATCTCCCTGCCGGCGGGCCCGTCCGACGAGGGCTTGCCGCTCGGCCTGCAGCTGATCGGCCGCGCCTTCGACGAGGAGACGCTGCTGCGCGCCGCCGGCGTGCTGGAGACGGCGGCCGGTTTCGACAGCTTGCCGAGTTTCCTGGCGGCCTAGGGATCGGGCCGTGAGCAGCGGGACGGGAAGCGTGATGGATAAGAGGATGAGCGCGCGATGACCCTGATCGAGGGTGACACGGGGACCTGGGAAGTGGTGATCGGCCTGGAGGTGCATGCCCAGGTGATCTCTCACTCCAAGCTCTTTTCCGGAGCCTCCACCGCCTTCGGGGCGGAGCCGAACAGCCAGGTGTCGCTGGTCGATGCGGCCCTGCCCGGCATGCTGCCGGTGCTCAACCGGGTCTGCGTCGAGCAGGCGATCCGCACCGGCCTGGGGCTGAACGCCAGGA
This genomic window from Algihabitans albus contains:
- a CDS encoding AEC family transporter; protein product: MTVIALVILPVFLLIFLGWLLRRRQFPGEGFWAPAERLTYFCFFPVLLATTLARADFSELEVLPMAGAIVAAILVMTLALLLARPLLESRFGLGGPGFTSLYQGAVRMNTYIGLAVAFGVAGEAGVAAAAVAVAAIVPLVNLLCVSFLARFGTAAQPTPSGLIKQVATNPLILGCAAGGLLNVTGIGLPPVLGETLLILGSAALPLGLLCVGAALDLQAARAAGRPVLLSSLLKLAVLPALTWAGCWLLGVEGTAAFVAVLFNGLPTATSAYILARQLGGDATLMASLITAQTLLAMLTLPLVLAPLVP
- the ruvX gene encoding Holliday junction resolvase RuvX, with amino-acid sequence MTLLDLHDLPERLPARARLLGLDLGSKTIGLAISDGDRKLASPLETLRRAKFTADAEALKRVLEERRVGGLILGLPVNMDGSEGPRAQSTRQFARNLIELAGLDLPIAFWDERLSTAAVQRLLIDEADMTRKRRAEVVDKMAAAYILQGALDALAYGRPGGPAEGAGDPA
- the gatC gene encoding Asp-tRNA(Asn)/Glu-tRNA(Gln) amidotransferase subunit GatC; the protein is MAIDKATVHGIAKLARIKIDEAEAESLVGELSNILDWVEQLGQVDTEGVRPMTSVVEMRLPLRADAMTDGGKPDDVLRNAPEAAHGFFVVPKVVE
- the gatA gene encoding Asp-tRNA(Asn)/Glu-tRNA(Gln) amidotransferase subunit GatA, with the protein product MSDLTRMELSEARDLLTRKSLSAKELTEAHIAAVEAARPLNAFVTETPEKALAMAEASDARRAKGEVGLLDGLPLAIKDLFCTEGVQTTASSHILEGFVPTYEATVTANLWREGAVLLGKTNMDEFAMGSSNMTSHFGGVENPWHRAGSNQKLVPGGSSGGSAAAVAARCALAATGTDTGGSIRQPAAFAGVVGLKPTYGRCSRWGVVAFASSLDQPGPMTRSVRDAALMLRAMASYDPKDSTSVDRGVPDYEAALTGEVKGLRIGVPKEYRVEGMPPEIDRLWQQGMDWLTAAGAELREVSLPHTKYALPTYYIIAPAEASSNLARYDGVRYGLREPGDGTLTDLYESTRAAGFGAEVKRRLLIGTYVLSAGYYDAYYNKARQVRSLIARDFTESFNEVDLLLTPTAPSAAFAMGEKMDDPLAMYLNDVFTVPASLAGLPGISLPAGPSDEGLPLGLQLIGRAFDEETLLRAAGVLETAAGFDSLPSFLAA